ATAGAACTTACTACGCTCAAATTTCCCGCTCAAGGCATCTTCACGATTGTCGTAAGTCATAAACGAAGAACGGGGATATTCTTTGTTAACAGCTACTACTTGCACATCTTGCCAATAAGGCTTTTTTGCATTATCAGCTACGGCACTGGTTACTACCAGGGAAAATATTCCCAGAAAAATGTTAGTTAATAAGAGGGGGTGTAGTCGAAATTTCATGTTTCTCAATATTGGTTTTTCATTTCGTTTTTATTTAACTTTAATATGGTCGAACCCTTCTCCATAAACTCCGATAACAGCACTTTGTGAAACAAATGCGTTAGGGTCTATATCTTTTATAAACCGGAAGATAATGGGGGATTCCCGTTTTTTAGCCAATACAAACATCATCTTCACTTCGCGTCCGGTATAAAAGCCCGTTGCATTGATGATTGTAACGCCTCGGTGCGGATATTCGTTGATACGTCGTCCTATTTCTTCATATTTATTTGAGATGATAAAGAATTGTACGGACTGACGTGCGCTGTTCACCACCTGATCGAGCACGAAGCTACAAATATATAGAGTTACAAATCCATATACTACTTTTTCCCAGTCTTTTAAGACAAAATAACTGGAAGATATAATGATCATGTCGCAGATAAGTACAACTCTTCCCAGTGTAATATCCCGGTACTTGTTTATGATAGCTGCAATGATATCTGTGCCTCCGGTACTTCCGTTAGCTGAGAAGGCAACCCCGATTCCACCTCCACAGAATGACGCTCCGATGACACACGCCATGAAAGGCTGGTCGTGAAGGAGACTGATCCCAGCCGCCAGTTTCTGGATAACGGATAAAAAGAAAGTCAGGGTGAACACTCCGAAGATGGTTTTGATACAAAACTTCAATCCCAGTAATTTAAGAGCTAACAGCAGCAGGAAGAAGTTGATAGTGAAATACGTATAT
The nucleotide sequence above comes from Bacteroides caccae. Encoded proteins:
- a CDS encoding YitT family protein; the encoded protein is MKTAIPKPSKQSIIREARDYVMIAIGMILYGIGWTVFLLPNDITTGGVPGIASIVYWATGFPVQYTYFTINFFLLLLALKLLGLKFCIKTIFGVFTLTFFLSVIQKLAAGISLLHDQPFMACVIGASFCGGGIGVAFSANGSTGGTDIIAAIINKYRDITLGRVVLICDMIIISSSYFVLKDWEKVVYGFVTLYICSFVLDQVVNSARQSVQFFIISNKYEEIGRRINEYPHRGVTIINATGFYTGREVKMMFVLAKKRESPIIFRFIKDIDPNAFVSQSAVIGVYGEGFDHIKVK